A portion of the Manihot esculenta cultivar AM560-2 chromosome 2, M.esculenta_v8, whole genome shotgun sequence genome contains these proteins:
- the LOC110602558 gene encoding cellulose synthase-like protein G3 isoform X1: MEGLRGSSTTANPPPPPPLHTVQLMRRVPFNRLFALVYTVAILALFYLHARNLYYSTSLLSFFITLCLLISDLALAFMWTTAQALHLRQIRRKQFPENLNKFIQRNDYPSLDVFICTADPYKEPPISVVNTALSVMAYDYPTEKLSVYVSDDGGSVLTLFAFTEAAKFASHWLPFCSKNNIKERNPKAFFESNYFCFPESEIMKTMYESMKGRVETVVERGKVEDEYITCDEERQVFSKWTDQFTRQNHPTVIQVLLDNSKDKDISGHHLPNLVYCSREKSKASHHHFKAGALNALIRISAVMTNAPIILSLDCDTYSNDPQTPERVLCYFWDPEVRATYGFIQFPQLFKGLNKTDIYAGQFKRLFQIHPPGLDGLRGGNFYGTGGFFSRRVFFGTPSTMSPPELPQLNPYHVVNKPIQSQEVLALAHQVSGCHFEKDTDWGIKKGLRYGSLVEDTYTSYRLHCEGWRSVFCNPERPAFYGEAPISLIDVMNQQKRWTVGLLQMVFSEYSPITYGLRHNGLMSHGYSQIAFWPIWPIPITVYAFLPQLALLNNLSIFPQVKSPWFLLYAFLFLGAYTQDLIEFVLANGTVQMWWNDQRMWIIRGLSSFMFGFLEFILNSLGISTTGFNVTNKAVDDELSKRYEKGLFEFGVASPMFVPLVTAALMNLFSFGWGLSEIVKGKRSMEGVEIQMLLSAFAVVNSWPVYEAMALRSDNGRMKAKTSVIGIGLMWVMYAAGSFILK, translated from the exons ATGGAGGGTCTGAGAGGGAGTAGTACCACTGCcaatcctcctcctcctcctccgctTCATACAGTGCAGCTAATGCGTCGAGTGCCCTTTAATCGCTTGTTTGCCCTAGTTTACACTGTTGCCATCTTAGCCCTGTTTTATCTCCATGCAAGAAATCTTTATTACTCAACATCTTTACTCTCCTTCTTTATAACCCTCTGTTTATTAATCTCCGATCTCGCTCTTGCTTTCATGTGGACAACAGCTCAGGCTTTGCACCTGCGCCAAATCCGTCGCAAACAGTTCCCTGAAAACCTTAACAAGTTCATTCAAAGAAATGATTATCCATCCCTTGATGTGTTTATATGCACTGCGGATCCGTACAAGGAGCCGCCTATTAGTGTAGTAAACACAGCCTTGTCAGTGATGGCTTATGATTATCCAACGGAGAAGCTTTCGGTGTATGTATCGGATGATGGTGGCTCTGTACTTACTCTTTTCGCCTTCACGGAAGCTGCTAAGTTTGCTAGCCACTGGCTACCATTCTGCAGCAAGAACAACATAAAAGAGAGGAACCCTAAAGCTTTTTTCGAATCCAACTACTTTTGTTTTCCAGAGTCTGAGATCATGAAG ACAATGTATGAATCCATGAAAGGAAGAGTAGAAACTGTCGTGGAGAGAGGAAAAGTAGAAGATGAGTACATCACTTGCGATGAAGAACGCCAGGTTTTCAGCAAATGGACTGACCAATTCACACGTCAAAATCATCCCACTGTGATCCAG GTTTTGTTAGACAACAGTAAGGACAAGGACATTTCAGGCCATCATCTGCCAAACCTGGTTTATTGTTCTAGAGAAAAAAGCAaggcttctcaccaccatttcAAAGCTGGTGCCCTTAATGCCCTT attcgGATATCGGCTGTTATGACCAATGCACCAATAATCTTGAGTTTGGACTGCGATACTTACTCAAATGACCCTCAAACACCTGAACGTGTATTATGTTATTTTTGGGATCCTGAAGTTAGGGCCACGTATGGTTTCATTCAATTTCCTCAGCTTTTCAAAGGTTTGAACAAGACTGACATTTATGCTGGTCAATTTAAACGTTTGTTCCAAATTCACCCGCCTGGGCTTGATGGGCTAAGGGGTGGAAACTTTTATGGGACTGGAGGCTTCTTTTCCCGGAGAGTGTTCTTCGGAACACCATCAACTATGTCCCCACCAGAACTGCCTCAACTTAACCCATACCATGTTGTGAACAAGCCCATTCAATCCCAAGAGGTACTAGCTTTGGCACATCAAGTTTCTGGTTGCCATTTTGAGAAGGATACTGACTGGGGCATTAAG AAAGGGTTAAGGTATGGATCCCTAGTAGAAGACACCTATACAAGTTATAGGCTACATTGTGAAGGTTGGAGATCTGTATTTTGCAATCCAGAGAGGCCTGCATTTTATGGAGAAGCACCCATTAGCTTGATAGATGTGATGAACCAACAGAAGAGGTGGACTGTTGGGCTCCTTCAGATGGTCTTCTCTGAATACAGCCCAATAACCTACGGGCTTAGGCACAATGGACTCATGAGTCATGGATACTCACAGATTGCATTCTGGCCCATCTGGCCTATTCCAATTACCGTATATGCCTTCCTCCCCCAGCTAGCCCTCCTCAACAATCTTTCCATCTTCCCACAG GTTAAATCACCATGGTTTCTCCTGTATGCATTCCTTTTCCTAGGGGCCTACACGCAGGATCTCATAGAATTTGTGCTGGCTAATGGAACAGTGCAAATGTGGTGGAATGATCAAAGAATGTGGATTATTAGAGGGCTATCGAGTTTCATGTTTGGGTTCCTTGAATTCATCCTAAATTCCTTAGGAATCTCCACAACTGGGTTCAATGTAACCAACAAAGCAGTTGATGATGAACTAAGCAAAAGATACGAGAAAGGGTTGTTTGAATTTGGAGTAGCGTCGCCCATGTTTGTGCCCTTAGTAACGGCAGCTCTAATGAACTTGTTCTCATTTGGTTGGGGTTTATCTGAAATAGTGAAGGGCAAGAGGAGCATGGAGGGAGTAGAAATCCAAATGTTGTTATCAGCATTCGCAGTGGTGAACAGTTGGCCAGTCTATGAAGCCATGGCATTGAGAAGTGATAATGGAAGAATGAAAGCCAAGACTAGTGTGATTGGAATAGGTTTGATGTGGGTTATGTATGCTGCTGGTTCTTTCATTCTCAAGTGA
- the LOC110602558 gene encoding cellulose synthase-like protein G3 isoform X2, which yields MTMYESMKGRVETVVERGKVEDEYITCDEERQVFSKWTDQFTRQNHPTVIQVLLDNSKDKDISGHHLPNLVYCSREKSKASHHHFKAGALNALIRISAVMTNAPIILSLDCDTYSNDPQTPERVLCYFWDPEVRATYGFIQFPQLFKGLNKTDIYAGQFKRLFQIHPPGLDGLRGGNFYGTGGFFSRRVFFGTPSTMSPPELPQLNPYHVVNKPIQSQEVLALAHQVSGCHFEKDTDWGIKKGLRYGSLVEDTYTSYRLHCEGWRSVFCNPERPAFYGEAPISLIDVMNQQKRWTVGLLQMVFSEYSPITYGLRHNGLMSHGYSQIAFWPIWPIPITVYAFLPQLALLNNLSIFPQVKSPWFLLYAFLFLGAYTQDLIEFVLANGTVQMWWNDQRMWIIRGLSSFMFGFLEFILNSLGISTTGFNVTNKAVDDELSKRYEKGLFEFGVASPMFVPLVTAALMNLFSFGWGLSEIVKGKRSMEGVEIQMLLSAFAVVNSWPVYEAMALRSDNGRMKAKTSVIGIGLMWVMYAAGSFILK from the exons ATG ACAATGTATGAATCCATGAAAGGAAGAGTAGAAACTGTCGTGGAGAGAGGAAAAGTAGAAGATGAGTACATCACTTGCGATGAAGAACGCCAGGTTTTCAGCAAATGGACTGACCAATTCACACGTCAAAATCATCCCACTGTGATCCAG GTTTTGTTAGACAACAGTAAGGACAAGGACATTTCAGGCCATCATCTGCCAAACCTGGTTTATTGTTCTAGAGAAAAAAGCAaggcttctcaccaccatttcAAAGCTGGTGCCCTTAATGCCCTT attcgGATATCGGCTGTTATGACCAATGCACCAATAATCTTGAGTTTGGACTGCGATACTTACTCAAATGACCCTCAAACACCTGAACGTGTATTATGTTATTTTTGGGATCCTGAAGTTAGGGCCACGTATGGTTTCATTCAATTTCCTCAGCTTTTCAAAGGTTTGAACAAGACTGACATTTATGCTGGTCAATTTAAACGTTTGTTCCAAATTCACCCGCCTGGGCTTGATGGGCTAAGGGGTGGAAACTTTTATGGGACTGGAGGCTTCTTTTCCCGGAGAGTGTTCTTCGGAACACCATCAACTATGTCCCCACCAGAACTGCCTCAACTTAACCCATACCATGTTGTGAACAAGCCCATTCAATCCCAAGAGGTACTAGCTTTGGCACATCAAGTTTCTGGTTGCCATTTTGAGAAGGATACTGACTGGGGCATTAAG AAAGGGTTAAGGTATGGATCCCTAGTAGAAGACACCTATACAAGTTATAGGCTACATTGTGAAGGTTGGAGATCTGTATTTTGCAATCCAGAGAGGCCTGCATTTTATGGAGAAGCACCCATTAGCTTGATAGATGTGATGAACCAACAGAAGAGGTGGACTGTTGGGCTCCTTCAGATGGTCTTCTCTGAATACAGCCCAATAACCTACGGGCTTAGGCACAATGGACTCATGAGTCATGGATACTCACAGATTGCATTCTGGCCCATCTGGCCTATTCCAATTACCGTATATGCCTTCCTCCCCCAGCTAGCCCTCCTCAACAATCTTTCCATCTTCCCACAG GTTAAATCACCATGGTTTCTCCTGTATGCATTCCTTTTCCTAGGGGCCTACACGCAGGATCTCATAGAATTTGTGCTGGCTAATGGAACAGTGCAAATGTGGTGGAATGATCAAAGAATGTGGATTATTAGAGGGCTATCGAGTTTCATGTTTGGGTTCCTTGAATTCATCCTAAATTCCTTAGGAATCTCCACAACTGGGTTCAATGTAACCAACAAAGCAGTTGATGATGAACTAAGCAAAAGATACGAGAAAGGGTTGTTTGAATTTGGAGTAGCGTCGCCCATGTTTGTGCCCTTAGTAACGGCAGCTCTAATGAACTTGTTCTCATTTGGTTGGGGTTTATCTGAAATAGTGAAGGGCAAGAGGAGCATGGAGGGAGTAGAAATCCAAATGTTGTTATCAGCATTCGCAGTGGTGAACAGTTGGCCAGTCTATGAAGCCATGGCATTGAGAAGTGATAATGGAAGAATGAAAGCCAAGACTAGTGTGATTGGAATAGGTTTGATGTGGGTTATGTATGCTGCTGGTTCTTTCATTCTCAAGTGA